From Pseudomonadales bacterium, a single genomic window includes:
- a CDS encoding sirohydrochlorin chelatase, with translation MSKLHDLPENAGVLICGHGSRAKIAEKEFSLLAKGLADRYPSLKVEYGFLEYSAPNIHMALDKLRQQGVENIYAVPGMLFAATHAQNDIPSVLTTYQAKHPGLSIEYGQELGLHDEMIAAFQARILEALGLEHVHDGDLYDTMLIVVGRGTSVSTANAEACKLTRIVCENLGFGWAETVYSGVTFPSVGRGLEMAVKLGFKKIVVAPYFLFGGKLIDRIHGYVDKVAAENTDITFYKAGYLRDQSHVINTFIERIEETIQGPAPSLSLMQSFQQRLAAGEVDVHHHHAEYQPEQADADSHSHSHSHDH, from the coding sequence ATGAGCAAACTACACGATTTACCTGAAAATGCCGGCGTTTTGATTTGCGGTCACGGCAGTCGCGCGAAAATTGCTGAAAAAGAATTCAGCTTGCTGGCCAAAGGTCTCGCAGATCGTTACCCCAGTCTAAAAGTTGAGTACGGCTTTTTAGAGTACTCAGCACCGAATATTCACATGGCATTGGATAAGTTACGTCAGCAGGGCGTAGAAAATATCTATGCCGTACCGGGTATGCTATTTGCCGCGACTCATGCGCAAAATGATATTCCCTCGGTACTTACCACCTATCAGGCTAAGCACCCTGGCTTATCCATTGAATATGGGCAAGAGCTTGGCCTGCATGATGAAATGATCGCTGCATTTCAGGCACGTATTCTTGAAGCCTTAGGGCTTGAGCATGTGCATGACGGTGACTTATACGACACCATGTTAATTGTGGTAGGACGAGGCACTTCCGTCAGCACAGCTAATGCAGAAGCCTGCAAACTAACACGTATTGTCTGTGAGAACCTAGGCTTTGGCTGGGCCGAAACCGTGTATTCTGGCGTTACCTTCCCCTCGGTAGGTCGTGGCCTTGAAATGGCGGTAAAGTTGGGCTTTAAAAAAATTGTGGTTGCACCTTACTTTTTATTTGGCGGCAAGTTAATCGATCGTATTCATGGCTATGTCGATAAAGTTGCTGCCGAAAACACTGATATCACATTTTATAAAGCCGGCTATCTGCGCGATCAATCACACGTGATCAATACCTTTATCGAACGTATTGAAGAGACCATTCAAGGGCCGGCACCTAGCTTAAGTCTGATGCAAAGCTTTCAGCAGCGTTTGGCCGCTGGTGAAGTTGACGTTCATCACCATCATGCAGAATATCAACCGGAGCAAGCTGACGCTGACAGCCATAGCCATAGCCACTCGCATGATCAT
- the cobW gene encoding cobalamin biosynthesis protein CobW codes for MQLNKIPATVVTGFLGSGKTTLMSNVLKQAAGKRIAVIVNEFGELDIDADLLRSCPLDCDEDTAGEQTQNGIYELANGCICCTVEEEFLPVMQQLVERRDDIDHILIETSGLALPKPLVQAFNWPEIKQYCTVDAVITVVDGPAVAAGRFASNEDLVQQQRLADDSLDHDPSLQELLDDQLSAADLVVVSKNDLLADADRQRVSEMMAAKLPDAVKTSYISHGEADLNLLMGIESAAEERIDAVHNHHDHHHDHGHDHDHAHDHFDSFVISLGQVDGDKLQAILTDLLNTHNIYRAKGFAALPGKPMRQVLQAVGKRLDVHFDRLWGATETPTTNLVFIGKGINQTDITQALQAAELAAA; via the coding sequence ATGCAGTTAAACAAAATTCCGGCCACCGTGGTCACAGGCTTTCTGGGCAGCGGTAAAACAACCTTAATGTCTAATGTGTTGAAACAGGCAGCGGGCAAACGCATTGCGGTGATTGTGAACGAGTTTGGCGAATTAGATATTGATGCTGACTTGCTGCGCAGCTGTCCACTTGACTGCGACGAGGATACGGCCGGTGAACAAACGCAAAATGGCATTTATGAATTAGCGAATGGCTGCATCTGCTGTACCGTCGAGGAGGAGTTTTTGCCGGTGATGCAGCAGTTAGTCGAGCGCCGCGATGATATCGATCATATTCTGATTGAAACCTCAGGTCTTGCATTACCAAAGCCGCTGGTACAGGCATTTAACTGGCCCGAAATAAAACAATATTGCACGGTCGATGCCGTGATTACCGTGGTTGATGGCCCGGCTGTGGCGGCTGGGCGTTTTGCCAGCAATGAAGACTTAGTGCAGCAGCAGCGTTTAGCCGATGACAGCCTAGATCATGATCCTAGTCTGCAAGAGCTATTAGACGATCAGCTGAGTGCGGCAGATCTTGTTGTCGTCAGTAAAAACGATTTATTGGCAGATGCCGATCGTCAGCGAGTGAGCGAGATGATGGCGGCTAAATTGCCGGATGCGGTAAAAACCAGCTATATCAGTCACGGTGAGGCCGACTTGAATCTGTTAATGGGGATTGAGTCAGCGGCCGAAGAGCGTATCGATGCGGTACATAATCATCACGATCATCATCACGATCATGGCCACGACCATGATCATGCCCATGATCATTTTGATTCTTTTGTGATTAGCCTTGGTCAGGTTGATGGCGACAAACTGCAAGCAATTCTAACAGATCTATTGAATACCCATAATATTTATCGTGCTAAAGGTTTTGCTGCGTTGCCTGGCAAGCCTATGCGACAAGTTTTGCAGGCGGTGGGTAAGCGCTTAGATGTGCATTTTGATCGCCTCTGGGGTGCGACTGAAACACCGACGACCAATTTAGTGTTTATTGGCAAGGGCATTAATCAGACCGATATTACCCAAGCCTTACAAGCGGCGGAACTGGCGGCAGCCTAA
- the cobN gene encoding cobaltochelatase subunit CobN, with protein sequence MHLLAAQPGGFSDEEGIVDLGQSAGDIVVLSAADSALSALASAVDQLPQDFPSVRLANWMQLVKPAALDLYLDKTLADAQVVLVSLLGGSAYWQYGFEQLLAWQQQSSSRQLILVPGDDAEDLELMQSSSVSLEAAQRIWRYLRQGGAHNNRQLFLYLADQYLSLPQSWAEPEYLPQCLLYMPQSPLKHSQASFFDWQQRWQQQLSHSDQPSQADMPCDVDKPSAADKPSRTIAVLLFYRSHLQSANTGLFDALIQALEAAGVQVLPIAIASLKDPESITLVNALITESDAGLVINTTGFASNTVSSPELSSTPTAFESPFTRDIPVLQLVLSSSTEQDWQNYSQGLRARDIAMQVVLPEMDGRVVTRAVSFKAESHWSERCEIAVVRYQAHHERCQFVAELAKRYLSLAAKPNQQKRLAIILANYPTKDGRIGNGVGLDTPNSTVNFLHALADAGYPLDDLPEDGDALIRALLTAVTNNPSTLHYLPCWQSIALDSYRSHFAQLPLAAQQAVISRWGQPEQDPKCRHNRIMLAGIRLGETFIGIQPARGFNVDLLANYHDPDLVPPHSYLAFYFWLRFEYQVDAVVHMGKHGNLEWLPGKGSALSEQCWPDIALGPMPHFYPFIVNDPGEGAQAKRRCQAVIIDHLMPPMTRAEVYGELAALEALVDEYYQAMSMDSRRESWLREQIIDKVTKTNILSELDMRDDESDDAQLLDQLDTYLCDIKEAQIRHGLHILGQLPDAEKLSDTIVALLRLPRGSAPEAQGILNALVNDLNIQHQSAAFDPLQLEVEPWDSPCPPLLQQLSDRPWRTTADTRERLELLALQWVEQYVLGDYELRLIQDAFPHSYQLLEYAREVLLPALETSVENEVSALTAGLAGRFVEPGPSGAPTRGRLDTLPTGRNFYSLDNRSIPSPAAWAIGQRSADALIARHLQDHGDYPKQLGLSVWGTATMRTGGDDIAQAFALMGIKPIWAPGSQRVVDFEIIPCMLLGRPRIDVTLRVSGFFRDAFPNVMRLYDAAVTALIDYDEPAHMNTIQANIIAAEAEWLAQGDSAAAARRKASYRVYGSKPGAYGAGLQGLIDERCWQSRDDLAEAYVNWGGYAYGNDQASADGVEAKQSFTQRLSQLEAVVQNQDNREHDILDSDDYYQFQGGMTNAVAVLSGSEPTIYHNDHANPAKPVVRTLKQELNRVMRSRVLNPKWIEAMQAHGYKGAFEMAASVDYIFAYDATTNLIDDYQYRDLADQLLFDEQNQAFLSAHNPAALTEMAERLLEACQRGMWQDSQAYEEQLRDLLLSIDARQEQSMQQASE encoded by the coding sequence ATGCATCTTTTAGCAGCACAACCCGGTGGTTTTAGCGATGAAGAAGGCATCGTCGACTTAGGCCAATCCGCCGGTGATATTGTTGTGTTGTCGGCAGCCGATAGTGCTTTATCGGCACTGGCGTCAGCGGTTGATCAACTGCCGCAGGATTTTCCCAGCGTGCGTCTAGCAAATTGGATGCAATTAGTTAAACCTGCGGCGTTAGATTTGTACCTTGATAAAACCTTGGCCGATGCCCAAGTTGTTTTGGTGTCACTGTTGGGCGGTTCGGCTTACTGGCAATATGGCTTTGAACAGTTATTAGCGTGGCAGCAGCAGTCTTCATCGCGACAGCTTATTTTAGTGCCGGGTGACGATGCCGAAGATCTTGAGTTAATGCAGTCTTCCTCTGTGTCTCTAGAAGCAGCGCAGCGTATTTGGCGATATCTGCGGCAAGGTGGCGCGCATAATAATCGACAGCTGTTTTTGTATTTGGCAGATCAGTATCTATCCCTGCCGCAGAGCTGGGCCGAACCAGAATACCTGCCGCAATGCCTGCTCTATATGCCGCAGTCGCCCTTGAAGCATTCGCAGGCGAGTTTTTTTGACTGGCAGCAGCGCTGGCAGCAACAGCTTAGCCATTCCGATCAGCCAAGCCAGGCCGATATGCCATGCGACGTTGATAAGCCAAGCGCCGCCGATAAGCCAAGCAGAACCATCGCAGTATTGCTGTTTTATCGCAGTCATTTACAAAGTGCCAATACTGGCTTGTTTGATGCGCTTATTCAGGCGCTTGAGGCTGCCGGTGTACAGGTGCTGCCGATAGCGATTGCCTCACTGAAAGACCCAGAGTCTATTACCTTAGTCAATGCGCTAATTACCGAGTCTGACGCCGGGCTGGTAATTAATACCACCGGCTTTGCCTCAAATACCGTCAGCAGTCCTGAGCTATCATCAACGCCCACTGCCTTTGAGTCACCGTTTACGCGAGACATTCCAGTTCTGCAGTTGGTGCTTTCTAGTAGCACAGAACAAGACTGGCAAAATTATTCGCAGGGTTTGCGTGCGCGCGATATTGCCATGCAGGTGGTACTGCCAGAAATGGATGGTCGCGTGGTAACGCGCGCGGTCAGCTTTAAAGCCGAGAGTCATTGGAGCGAGCGTTGTGAAATTGCCGTGGTGCGTTATCAGGCTCATCATGAGCGCTGCCAATTTGTTGCCGAGTTGGCTAAGCGCTATCTAAGCCTTGCTGCAAAGCCTAATCAACAAAAACGTTTAGCCATCATCCTGGCTAATTATCCAACTAAAGATGGGCGTATCGGTAACGGCGTAGGTTTAGACACGCCAAACTCGACCGTGAATTTTTTACACGCTTTAGCCGATGCTGGTTATCCGCTTGACGATCTGCCTGAAGATGGTGATGCGCTAATCCGCGCCTTGTTGACGGCGGTGACCAATAATCCAAGCACCTTGCATTATTTGCCTTGCTGGCAAAGTATTGCACTTGATAGCTACCGAAGTCACTTTGCACAATTGCCGCTGGCCGCGCAACAGGCGGTAATATCACGCTGGGGTCAGCCCGAGCAAGATCCCAAGTGCCGTCATAACAGGATTATGCTGGCGGGCATTCGCCTGGGTGAAACATTTATTGGCATTCAGCCCGCGCGCGGTTTTAATGTCGATCTGTTAGCAAACTACCATGATCCCGATTTGGTGCCACCGCACAGCTATTTGGCGTTTTATTTTTGGCTGCGCTTTGAGTATCAGGTTGATGCTGTGGTGCATATGGGCAAACATGGCAATCTAGAATGGCTGCCGGGCAAGGGCAGTGCTCTGTCAGAGCAATGTTGGCCAGATATTGCACTTGGGCCAATGCCGCATTTTTATCCCTTTATTGTTAATGATCCCGGTGAAGGCGCTCAGGCAAAACGGCGCTGTCAGGCGGTGATTATTGATCACCTGATGCCGCCAATGACGCGTGCGGAAGTTTACGGTGAGCTAGCGGCATTAGAAGCGCTGGTCGATGAATATTATCAGGCGATGTCAATGGACAGCCGCCGTGAAAGCTGGTTGCGCGAGCAAATCATCGATAAGGTGACGAAAACTAACATATTATCTGAGTTAGATATGCGCGACGACGAATCCGATGATGCGCAGCTGCTAGACCAGTTAGATACCTATCTCTGTGATATCAAAGAAGCGCAAATTCGACATGGTTTACATATTTTGGGCCAGCTACCGGATGCTGAAAAGCTCAGTGATACCATTGTTGCCTTGTTGCGTCTGCCGCGCGGCAGCGCACCTGAGGCGCAGGGTATATTAAACGCTCTGGTGAATGACCTGAATATCCAGCATCAGTCTGCCGCCTTTGATCCTTTACAGCTTGAAGTTGAACCCTGGGACAGCCCCTGCCCACCGCTGCTGCAGCAGCTATCGGATCGGCCTTGGCGAACCACTGCAGATACGCGCGAGCGGCTAGAATTATTAGCGCTGCAGTGGGTTGAGCAGTATGTGCTCGGCGACTATGAGCTTAGGTTAATACAAGATGCATTCCCACACAGCTATCAATTGTTAGAATATGCGCGCGAGGTGTTGTTGCCAGCACTTGAGACGTCTGTAGAAAACGAGGTTTCAGCTTTAACCGCAGGTTTGGCGGGTCGCTTTGTAGAACCTGGGCCAAGTGGCGCACCGACGCGCGGCCGATTAGATACCTTGCCAACCGGCCGTAATTTTTATTCCTTAGATAATCGCTCCATACCTTCGCCGGCGGCTTGGGCGATTGGTCAGCGCTCGGCCGATGCCTTAATTGCAAGACATCTACAAGATCATGGTGATTATCCAAAACAGCTTGGCCTGTCGGTATGGGGCACTGCCACCATGCGCACCGGTGGTGATGATATTGCGCAAGCATTTGCCCTAATGGGCATTAAGCCGATATGGGCGCCAGGCTCACAGCGCGTGGTCGATTTTGAAATTATCCCCTGCATGTTGCTGGGTCGCCCACGAATTGATGTAACGCTGAGAGTCTCAGGATTTTTTCGCGATGCGTTTCCGAATGTTATGCGCCTCTACGATGCAGCCGTCACCGCGCTGATCGACTATGATGAGCCGGCACATATGAATACTATTCAAGCAAATATTATCGCCGCCGAGGCGGAGTGGCTTGCGCAAGGTGACTCTGCCGCAGCGGCACGTCGCAAAGCCAGCTATCGAGTTTATGGCAGTAAGCCAGGTGCGTATGGCGCTGGGCTGCAGGGTTTAATTGATGAACGTTGCTGGCAAAGCCGTGACGATTTGGCTGAGGCGTATGTGAATTGGGGTGGCTATGCTTATGGCAATGATCAGGCTTCAGCCGATGGGGTTGAGGCCAAACAAAGTTTTACACAGCGTTTGTCGCAACTTGAGGCAGTAGTGCAAAATCAAGATAACCGTGAGCACGACATTTTAGACTCTGACGACTATTATCAGTTTCAAGGTGGCATGACTAACGCGGTTGCTGTGCTGTCAGGTAGTGAGCCCACGATTTATCATAATGATCATGCCAACCCTGCAAAGCCGGTAGTGCGAACCTTGAAGCAAGAGCTGAATCGGGTGATGCGATCACGCGTGCTTAATCCTAAGTGGATAGAGGCCATGCAGGCACACGGTTATAAAGGTGCATTTGAAATGGCTGCCAGCGTTGATTATATCTTTGCCTATGATGCTACAACTAATCTGATCGATGATTATCAATATCGTGACCTTGCCGACCAGCTTTTGTTTGATGAGCAGAATCAGGCGTTTTTATCCGCGCATAATCCTGCCGCGTTGACAGAAATGGCCGAGCGCCTGTTAGAGGCTTGTCAGCGAGGTATGTGGCAAGATAGCCAAGCTTATGAGGAGCAGTTGCGTGATTTATTATTGTCGATTGATGCACGCCAGGAACAGTCTATGCAGCAGGCTTCAGAATGA
- a CDS encoding cobyric acid synthase, which translates to MVQGTTSDAGKSILVTAFCRMLARQHISVAPFKSQNMALNSAVAADGGEIGRAQAVQAEAAGLAASVLMNPILLKPNSDLGAQVIVNGKAIGNMKAEQYHRYKPSLLHTVVAAHSELTAQYQHVIVEGAGSPAEINLREHDIANMGFAEAIDCPVVIVADIDRGGVFAHLYGTYALLSESEQARVEGFIINRXRGDVNLLKPGLDWLEQKTGVPVIAVIPYIHNLHIEAEDSLSASQHLQQQGQQLKVAVLTYPRTSNHTDFDVLRMHPQLHCEFITEPDQFSGADLIILPGSKNVRGDLAWLQQQGWPAIIQKHLRFGGKLIGVCGGYQMLGSAIHDPEAIEAAAGSSAGLGFFDMQTTLTAEKILRNVQGKHIHSGAAVSGYEIHAGLSSGPALEQPVFSLQRETDQQPFHDGAMHQSGQIMGSYLHGLFDSAELLQYIIEWAGIAEASEFDYQAYREEEIDRLADAVEAALPLSDLLQLLSLPDAANAAAKSRKIHQSE; encoded by the coding sequence ATGGTGCAGGGCACAACATCTGATGCCGGGAAAAGTATTTTAGTCACCGCATTTTGTCGCATGCTGGCGCGTCAACATATCTCGGTTGCACCGTTTAAATCGCAGAACATGGCCCTCAATAGCGCGGTCGCGGCTGACGGCGGCGAAATTGGACGTGCGCAGGCGGTGCAGGCAGAAGCCGCCGGACTAGCCGCTAGCGTATTAATGAACCCTATTTTGCTCAAGCCTAACAGCGATTTAGGCGCGCAAGTGATTGTTAACGGTAAGGCTATTGGTAATATGAAAGCCGAGCAATATCATCGCTACAAGCCGTCTTTATTGCATACCGTGGTTGCTGCGCATAGCGAACTTACCGCCCAGTATCAGCACGTCATTGTCGAGGGTGCTGGCAGCCCAGCAGAAATCAATTTGCGTGAGCACGATATCGCCAATATGGGGTTTGCAGAAGCCATTGATTGTCCGGTCGTGATTGTTGCCGATATCGACCGCGGTGGAGTATTTGCCCACCTTTATGGCACTTATGCCTTGCTTAGCGAGAGTGAGCAGGCACGCGTAGAGGGTTTTATTATTAACCGCTTNCGTGGTGACGTGAATTTATTAAAGCCNGGGCTTGATTGGCTTGAGCAGAAAACCGGTGTGCCAGTNATTGCGGTTATTCCCTATATTCATAATTTACATATCGAGGCTGAAGACAGCCTCTCAGCCAGTCAGCACCTGCAGCAGCAGGGTCAGCAATTAAAAGTCGCCGTATTAACCTATCCGCGTACCAGTAATCACACTGACTTTGATGTATTACGCATGCACCCGCAGCTGCACTGTGAGTTTATTACAGAGCCTGATCAATTTAGCGGCGCCGATTTAATTATATTGCCAGGCAGTAAAAATGTTCGCGGTGACCTAGCCTGGCTGCAACAGCAGGGCTGGCCGGCAATTATTCAAAAACATTTGCGCTTTGGTGGCAAACTTATTGGTGTTTGCGGTGGTTATCAGATGTTAGGTAGCGCGATTCATGACCCCGAGGCGATTGAGGCCGCCGCTGGCTCGTCAGCAGGTTTGGGATTTTTTGATATGCAGACAACGCTAACGGCAGAAAAAATTCTGCGTAATGTGCAGGGTAAGCATATACACTCAGGTGCCGCGGTAAGTGGTTATGAAATTCATGCAGGCCTGTCATCGGGCCCAGCATTAGAGCAGCCGGTTTTTTCGCTGCAGCGTGAGACCGATCAACAGCCATTTCATGATGGAGCAATGCATCAATCAGGGCAAATTATGGGCAGCTATCTGCATGGATTATTTGATTCCGCAGAGCTATTACAATATATCATTGAATGGGCGGGCATCGCAGAGGCCAGCGAGTTTGATTATCAGGCCTATCGAGAAGAGGAGATTGACCGCCTAGCCGATGCGGTAGAAGCGGCACTGCCGCTATCCGATTTATTACAGCTGCTGTCCTTGCCAGATGCTGCTAACGCTGCAGCTAAATCGCGTAAAATTCATCAATCAGAGTAA
- a CDS encoding cobalamin biosynthesis protein: MMMIFQLLLALLLDKCFAEPKRFHPLVGFGHLANSLEKTLNTGSWRKARGCVALALAILPLVGLAYYLQQILAEYTVLMLILSAAIVYLAIGWQSLLQHAEAIRAPLCQHDLAAARQALAMIVSRDTEQLDESEIAKGCCESLLENGADAIFSALFWFLLAGIPGVVMYRLSNTLDAMWGYKNPRFKEFGWAAARLDDLLNYLPARLTALSYACVGNFRQAIASWRAQASSWKSPNAGPVMAAGAGAINTALGGDASYFGESQQRAALGPSENAANTASAQTIAKACALVNRALMLWVTCIVLFTLFSRWLSGASLCC, from the coding sequence ATGATGATGATTTTCCAGCTGTTATTAGCCCTACTGCTCGATAAATGTTTTGCAGAGCCAAAGCGGTTTCACCCCTTGGTTGGCTTTGGACATCTGGCCAATAGCTTAGAAAAAACGCTGAATACAGGCAGCTGGCGCAAAGCACGTGGCTGCGTAGCGCTGGCGCTTGCAATCTTACCGCTTGTTGGGCTCGCTTATTACCTGCAGCAAATACTCGCAGAGTATACTGTGTTGATGCTTATATTATCGGCGGCGATAGTCTATCTAGCAATTGGATGGCAAAGCTTGCTGCAGCATGCTGAGGCAATTCGCGCGCCATTATGTCAGCACGACCTTGCCGCAGCGCGACAAGCTTTGGCGATGATCGTCAGTCGCGATACCGAGCAATTAGACGAGTCAGAGATAGCCAAGGGCTGCTGTGAGTCATTGCTTGAAAATGGCGCGGATGCCATATTTTCGGCACTGTTCTGGTTTTTGCTAGCCGGTATCCCAGGTGTGGTAATGTATCGTTTGAGTAATACATTGGATGCAATGTGGGGCTATAAAAATCCTCGCTTTAAGGAATTTGGCTGGGCTGCCGCACGCTTAGATGACCTGCTGAATTACCTGCCAGCCCGATTAACAGCCCTGAGTTATGCCTGCGTAGGCAATTTTCGACAGGCAATCGCTAGCTGGCGGGCACAGGCCAGCAGTTGGAAAAGCCCGAATGCAGGGCCTGTTATGGCAGCGGGTGCAGGTGCTATAAATACGGCTTTAGGCGGCGATGCCAGCTACTTTGGTGAAAGTCAGCAGCGAGCTGCACTGGGGCCAAGCGAAAATGCAGCCAATACGGCCTCTGCGCAAACTATTGCAAAAGCCTGTGCGCTAGTAAATCGTGCCCTAATGCTGTGGGTTACCTGTATTGTGCTATTTACGCTTTTCAGTCGATGGCTGAGTGGAGCTTCACTATGTTGCTAA
- a CDS encoding pyridoxal phosphate-dependent class II aminotransferase — protein sequence MLLTATLHPDSSHLGATAIQALPAFTNAALSQSQREQLQQLFLSLPKHGGDVSQAAAQYQRPQQAWLDLSTGINPQAYPLPNIPAAVFQQLPDYHAAFAQAVVSYYGHTEYLAVPGSQAAIHVLPAAINTLCASAAPILLPTIGYQEHAEHWQRAGNRCEFYPSDDNASLITAVDQALQQNAAQHLLLIQPNNPSTAKIAVTQIVSWAQQLQDTYLIVDEAFIDLTAGQSLLDSVEQLENLVVLRSFGKFFGLAGIRLGFVFANAALRQHIQQAIPAWSINGPAQYIASQALADRDWQQATRQTIRQNADWMLSALASLAPFGLVLQGNSGLFLSYRCSLDVALSLRHAFALSGILIRVVVMSDNQALLRFGLLAEQHQTRLQGCIEKIAKQANWLALLALSAGDMDA from the coding sequence ATGTTGCTAACAGCAACGCTACATCCTGATTCGAGTCATCTTGGTGCTACCGCTATTCAGGCCCTGCCGGCATTTACAAATGCTGCACTTTCGCAGTCACAGCGTGAGCAGCTGCAGCAGCTGTTTCTTAGTTTGCCAAAGCACGGTGGTGATGTTTCACAGGCTGCCGCCCAGTATCAGCGCCCGCAGCAGGCATGGTTAGATTTATCAACCGGCATTAATCCACAGGCATACCCGTTACCGAATATACCGGCGGCGGTATTTCAGCAGCTGCCAGATTATCATGCGGCGTTTGCGCAGGCTGTGGTAAGCTATTATGGCCATACTGAATATTTAGCCGTGCCCGGCTCACAGGCAGCCATTCATGTGTTACCTGCGGCAATCAATACCCTCTGTGCCAGTGCTGCACCGATATTATTACCCACAATTGGTTATCAAGAACATGCCGAACATTGGCAGCGAGCGGGCAATCGCTGCGAATTTTACCCCAGTGACGATAATGCCTCATTGATAACTGCGGTTGATCAGGCTCTGCAGCAAAATGCAGCCCAGCATCTGTTGCTGATACAACCGAATAACCCGTCAACCGCGAAAATTGCTGTGACACAAATCGTCAGCTGGGCACAGCAGCTGCAAGATACATATTTAATTGTTGATGAGGCGTTTATTGATCTAACGGCGGGGCAAAGTCTGCTTGACAGTGTTGAGCAACTTGAAAATCTTGTGGTACTGCGTTCGTTTGGCAAGTTTTTTGGTTTAGCCGGTATCCGTTTAGGTTTTGTATTTGCGAACGCGGCGTTGCGACAGCATATTCAGCAGGCGATTCCTGCCTGGTCAATCAACGGTCCGGCTCAATATATTGCCAGTCAGGCACTGGCCGATCGAGATTGGCAGCAGGCCACGCGACAAACCATTAGGCAAAACGCCGACTGGATGCTTAGCGCACTGGCATCGCTAGCGCCGTTTGGTCTTGTTTTACAGGGCAATAGCGGTTTATTTCTTAGCTATCGCTGTAGTCTCGATGTGGCGCTTAGTTTGCGTCATGCCTTTGCGCTTTCGGGGATTTTGATTCGAGTGGTCGTGATGTCTGATAATCAGGCGCTGCTGCGCTTTGGCCTGCTTGCTGAGCAGCATCAAACGAGGCTGCAGGGCTGCATCGAGAAAATCGCTAAACAAGCCAACTGGCTTGCATTATTAGCGTTAAGCGCGGGAGATATGGATGCATAA